TCTTTATCCGCATCTAAAATTGCAACTAGTGCAACTTCCGGTATATCAAGTCCTTCTCGCAGTAAGTTAATTCCTACTAATACATCAAATTCTCCTTTTCTCAGATCTCTTATTATTTTCATTCTATCTATGGTAGTTATACTGGAATGAAGATATCTAGTCTTTACATCCATATCTTTAAAATACTCTGTTAAATCCTCTGCCATTTTCTTAGTAAGAGTAGTAACAAGCACTCTATATCCTCTATGTATAGTTTCTTGTATATTATTATAAAGATCATCAATTTGGCCTTTAATGGGTTTTACTAAAATTTCAGGATCTAATAATCCTGTAGGTCTTAATATTTGTTCCGCTATATTTTCGGAATTATTCAATTCGTATTCTGCAGGAGTTGCACTTACAAATACTACTTGATTTAATTTTTTCTCAAACTCCTCAAATTTTAAAGGCCTATTGTCAAAAGCAGAAGGCAGCCTAAAACCATACTCTACTAAAGATTCCTTTCTAGACCTATCTCCTGCATACATGGCTTTTACTTGAGGAAGGGTAACATGACTTTCATCTATGAATAATAGAAAATCCTTCGGGAAATAATCTATGAGAGTTTGAGGAGGACTTCCTTTTGGTCTTCCATCCAATATTCTGGAATAATTCTCAATACCACTGCAATAGCCTATTTCCCTCATCATCTCTATATCAAAATTGGTTCTCTGTTTTAATCTCTGGGCTTCCAGCAATTTATCTTCAGCTATAAGTTTTTTAAGTGTCTCCTCTAATTCTGCCTCTATTTTTCCTATGGATATCTCCAATTTTTCTCGTGAAGTGGCAAAATGAGATGCAGGAGATATTGAAACATGTTTTCTTATTCCAAGAGTTGACCCTGTTAATACATCAAATTCCCGTATTTTATCAATTTCATCTCCAAAGAATTCCACACGTATACCACGTTCTGTGGAAGAAGCAGGAAATATATCCACAGTATCTCCTTTTACCCTAAAAGTACCTCTTATAAAGTTTAAATCATTTCTTTCATATTGTATTTCTACTAATTTTTTAAGTACTTCATCTCTATTCTTTATCATTCCCTGTCTTAAAGATAAAGTCAATTTTTTATACTCCTCTGGATTTCCTAACCCGTAGATACAAGATACAGAAGCAACTACTATTACATCCCTTCTCTCAAGCAGTGCAGAAGTAGCAGAATGCCTCAATTTGTCAATTTCATCATTTATAGATGCATCTTTTTCTATATAAGTATCTGTTTGAGCTATATATGCTTCTGGTTGATAGTAATCATAATAAGACACAAAATACTCCACACAATTTTCTGGAAAAAACTCTTTAAATTCTGAACAAAGCTGTGCCGCCAGAGTTTTATTATGGGCAAGCACCAGTGCAGGTTTTTGCACTTTTTCTATTATATTTGCCATAGTAAATGTTTTGCCAGAACCAGTAACTCCAAGCAGTGTCTGAAACTTATTTCCCTTAAAAATATGACCGGATATACTTTCTATAGCCTGTGGTTGATCTCCCGTAGGGCTGAATTGAGAATGCACTTTAAATTTTCCCATTTATCAATCATCCTTATCCTTGTTTTTTATTTTATTTAATATTTCTGAGAACCTATTTTTATCTAGTTTTACTACCATACTATTTTTAGGAACATTCCTAGGAACAAAAACTATTCCAAGTCTTTTATTCTTATTCATTCTATTGTAACTAACCTGTTCAAAATTTCCAGCTACCCTTTTTACTTTAAACCATATAAAATTTGAACATTCTTTTATTATCTCCATTATTCTGTCTTCACTTTCGATTTTTTCACTATTTACTTCCACTAACAGATCTCCACTTTTAATTCCCATTTCATTAGCAGGAGAGTTAGGTGCTACAGCTAATACCATAATACCTTCATTGCTGCTTATATATTTAGGTTTGCCTTTCATTTCAACACTTCTCTGAAGCAACATGATTCCCTCATGGGCCAACGGTGCAAATACCAATGCCAAAAATTTAAGCCATATATTAAAAACAGCAGCCTGTGCTATTCCAAATAAAGCTAAACTATATAAAATTATAAGTCCTCCGGACATAGCTGTTTTTTGTTTAACATCCCTGGTAAATGTTACACTATTGTATCCCATTACTGCATAGAATGGTATTAACACCATAACTGCATTTTGTAAAATACTATGTGGTATAGAATTATTTATTAAGGGCCACCAATCCTGAACAGATATCTGTGAAAAGCTGCCTATCATAGACTTTGGATGAAGCATAAAAATTATAGCCATAGGAATAGCCCAATACCTCTGAAGTGCAAATCCGCCTATTATATTTCCATCCTTGCTTGTAAAAACAGGAATAGCTCCCCTTTTACCATCTATAATGATTAAAATTCCCTCTACTAAATGTAATATAGCCACCATACTCATAAGTGAAACCACATCTATTTTTAAGAAATTCAAACTAGCTATATTAAGTTCCTGTGACAATACACTCAATATAATACTTATGAATCCCAATATTGCACCTGAATAAGAAAAACATATAAATCTAGGATTAAAAAACATAAAAATTATTGATGCTAAAAATATCAAATCTATAGCTGAATTTTCATCAAAAATTACCCCAAGATAAGACATAATGACACTTACAAGAATTCCACCGAAAATTCCTATTACAATTTGGGATATTGTGAGTTCAAAAGGAGAATTAATTTTTTCTCCAATTATCATTTGCTGCATTATGACTGTCTGTTTATTTTTTCTATACAATGTAAATGCTAATATAGCCAAAAGAAGCACCAAATATGGTTCTGTAAGTGCATAAGCTACAGATTTTAATGTGTACAGTAGTATCATTAAAGTTAATTCCCCTCTCCATAAACAAAATTCTTAAATTTAAAATTCTCTAATATTTTAAAATTTTTTTAGTTTTAAACCCATGAGTACAATAGTTAAATAAATTAAATTAGACAGAGTTTGTCTGCCTAACTTAAAAATCCCAAATATATTTACAATTAAATCCAAAATCCAATTATTTTACTTTGTTTTTTGCTATTTCATAGGCCTTATTAAACTGTGGATCTTTACTCCTATCATAACTGGACTCTTTAAGCTCATCTGGATATTCCACTTCTACATCAGGATTTATTCCTTTTTTATTTATATCACTGCCATTAGGTGTGTAGTACTTTGATATAGTAACTTTGAGTGCAGTGCTATCTCCAGTATCCAATATAGTCTGAACTACCCCTTTCCCATAAGTCTTTTTTCCAACTATAGTAGCAAGCTTATAATCTTTTAATGCCCCTGAAAATATTTCTGAAGCGCTAGCTGTGTTTTCATTGGTAAGTATGGTCACAGGTAGATTATTAAAATCTCCTCCCTTTGACTTATATTCTTTTTTATTTTTATATTTGTCTATAGTTGAAACTATCACCTTATCCTTTGGAACAAAATTAGAAACCATATCTACACACTGATCTAGCATACCTCCTGGATCATCTCTTAAATCCACAATTAGAGATTTCATCCCCTGGGAACTTAATTTCTTTAATTCATTTTTAAAACTTTCTGCTGTATTCTCATCAAACATATCTACTTGGAGATAGGCCACATTATCTTCCAGCATTTCACCTTTTACAGTATTAATATCTATTTTTTTTCTTTTAACCTTTACATCAAAACTGCCTTTACTTTCTCTATATAATGCAAGGGTAACTTCCGTATTCTCTTTTCCTTTTATGAGAGATACAGCCTTATCTAAATTTTTCCCAGTTACAGCAGTACCATCCACTTTTTGTATTATATCACCAGAAGTTATTCCCTGTTGTTTTGCAGGAGAATTATCGAATACATCCACTACAACAATATTATTTTCTTTTGCCATAACTTGGATTCCAATTCCATAATAATTCCCTTCAGTTTGAGCACTAAAACTTTCAAACTCCTTCTTATTCATAAATACAGTATATGGATCATTCAAAGATTCTGTCATACCTTTAATAGCTCCTTCAACTAACACGCTGTCATCTATAGAACCATAATAATACTTATATAATTGATTTCTCACTTCAAACAACTTTTCAAATTTACCCACTGCATTTCCCTGAGCGTTTTTTATAAAACTAACTGTACCAAACATGGTAAGAACATTTGTTATAATTACAATAACCACAGTATATGCTATCCAATTCCTCTTGACTTTCAATCTATTAACACCTCGTTTTCTGAAACATTCACTATATATAGTATTTATGTAAATCTTAAATAATTATAACACTAAAAAAAATAAATTTGCACCACTATTATTAATACTTTATCAATAGAATATATAAAATCAGCATGCAGAAATCAAAATATTCTACATGCTCCACTTATGTATTTACCATAGATAAATTTTTTGAAAAACCTAAACTGCAAGAAATTTTCTGATAGATAGTACACTGCCTACCGCACCTATAATTATACCTGCCAAGGCAAATACACCCAGAATATTGGTAATTATATATTGGGGATTAACCATTTGAATCATTATAAGAGCATTAGACGCCTTATTATACACTATCTTATATAAATAATATAATATTATGTTTGAAACTAACGCTCCTATCAGGCC
This genomic interval from Clostridium kluyveri contains the following:
- the uvrB gene encoding excinuclease ABC subunit UvrB, with amino-acid sequence MGKFKVHSQFSPTGDQPQAIESISGHIFKGNKFQTLLGVTGSGKTFTMANIIEKVQKPALVLAHNKTLAAQLCSEFKEFFPENCVEYFVSYYDYYQPEAYIAQTDTYIEKDASINDEIDKLRHSATSALLERRDVIVVASVSCIYGLGNPEEYKKLTLSLRQGMIKNRDEVLKKLVEIQYERNDLNFIRGTFRVKGDTVDIFPASSTERGIRVEFFGDEIDKIREFDVLTGSTLGIRKHVSISPASHFATSREKLEISIGKIEAELEETLKKLIAEDKLLEAQRLKQRTNFDIEMMREIGYCSGIENYSRILDGRPKGSPPQTLIDYFPKDFLLFIDESHVTLPQVKAMYAGDRSRKESLVEYGFRLPSAFDNRPLKFEEFEKKLNQVVFVSATPAEYELNNSENIAEQILRPTGLLDPEILVKPIKGQIDDLYNNIQETIHRGYRVLVTTLTKKMAEDLTEYFKDMDVKTRYLHSSITTIDRMKIIRDLRKGEFDVLVGINLLREGLDIPEVALVAILDADKEGFLRSEKSLIQTIGRAARNSESKVIMYADTITNSMDKAISETKRRRQIQIEYNKKNGIKPRTIDKAIREIIESTMILEQEETYNTLEEAVKADHKKVEELIKEYEKQMAAAAKELRFEEAAKLRDKIVKLKKQKKQNIYK
- a CDS encoding PDZ domain-containing protein — translated: MILLYTLKSVAYALTEPYLVLLLAILAFTLYRKNKQTVIMQQMIIGEKINSPFELTISQIVIGIFGGILVSVIMSYLGVIFDENSAIDLIFLASIIFMFFNPRFICFSYSGAILGFISIILSVLSQELNIASLNFLKIDVVSLMSMVAILHLVEGILIIIDGKRGAIPVFTSKDGNIIGGFALQRYWAIPMAIIFMLHPKSMIGSFSQISVQDWWPLINNSIPHSILQNAVMVLIPFYAVMGYNSVTFTRDVKQKTAMSGGLIILYSLALFGIAQAAVFNIWLKFLALVFAPLAHEGIMLLQRSVEMKGKPKYISSNEGIMVLAVAPNSPANEMGIKSGDLLVEVNSEKIESEDRIMEIIKECSNFIWFKVKRVAGNFEQVSYNRMNKNKRLGIVFVPRNVPKNSMVVKLDKNRFSEILNKIKNKDKDD
- a CDS encoding S41 family peptidase, with translation MKVKRNWIAYTVVIVIITNVLTMFGTVSFIKNAQGNAVGKFEKLFEVRNQLYKYYYGSIDDSVLVEGAIKGMTESLNDPYTVFMNKKEFESFSAQTEGNYYGIGIQVMAKENNIVVVDVFDNSPAKQQGITSGDIIQKVDGTAVTGKNLDKAVSLIKGKENTEVTLALYRESKGSFDVKVKRKKIDINTVKGEMLEDNVAYLQVDMFDENTAESFKNELKKLSSQGMKSLIVDLRDDPGGMLDQCVDMVSNFVPKDKVIVSTIDKYKNKKEYKSKGGDFNNLPVTILTNENTASASEIFSGALKDYKLATIVGKKTYGKGVVQTILDTGDSTALKVTISKYYTPNGSDINKKGINPDVEVEYPDELKESSYDRSKDPQFNKAYEIAKNKVK